Genomic segment of Chloroflexota bacterium:
GGGCTCTTCCCCCCGCGAACAATCATGCGGTGGTACTCTTTGCGCCAACGCCGGCGCCTGCTGGCGCGTCGGCTGAGAGAGACGGACGAGCTCGTGGAGGACGCGGTCCTCCTCGACGTGACGGCTCGCCTGGCCAAGAAGCTCCTGGAATTCGCGCGGGACTACGGCATGGCCAGACCCGAAGGAACGGTGATCGGTCTACGGCTGACGCGGGCGGACGTGGCCTCCGTGGTGGGCGCCACCCGCGAGAGCGTGAACAAGCCTATGGGGCTGTTTCGTGGTCAAGAGGTGCTCGAGATGCAGCACGGGCGCATCGTCATTCGCCGGCCGGAGGAGCTCGAGCGTCGCATCTACTGAGGGCGTCCACATCGGAGCGGACGCCCCGATCCGGAGACCGACGCGACTGACTGAATGGAGCCCTCCGCCGTCGCGTTTGAGGAAGACGCCGGCAGCGCCACCCCTTCCCCATACCATCCCCGAGAAATCGGCCATCCGGCCGATGTTTGGAATCCCTCTCGGCGGGATGATGATGGGAATGGTTTACGAGATATCCGAACGACTACTATCATTTTCGACTACCTGGCGCGATGATTGCTAAAGACCGCCAGTAATGGCCATACAAAGCTGTTAAGCCGCTTGTATAAAGTTATCTAGCTATATTCTGGGGGTACCGGTGGCCTCTGCGGAGTTGGGACCCCGCGCGATGCAAGCCTACGAGGTGCTCCGCGCGCGCATCGTGAGCGGAGCGCTCCCCGAAGGCAGCCGGTTGCCCTCGTATCCGGCGCTTGCCAGGAGCTTCGGCGTGTCCAGCATGACGATGCGCAGTGCGCTCCGCCGGCTCGCCGCGGAGGGGCTCATCACGATCCAGGTGGGTGTGGGCACGCGCATCGGATCGGGTGCCCGGCCCGCGATCCTGATCATCGAAGCGGATGACGACGCGAGCGACGCGCTGGGGCGGATGCTCGCCGCGGCAGGCATGCCCACAGTAGCGGCATCGAGCGAGTCCGAAGCGGTTCAGGTCCTCGAGTCCGACACGCGTCTCCTGATGGCGTTCCTGAGCATCCATTTCCCGACGGTGGACGATGGGCTCCGCATGTTCTCGCTCATCGCGAAGCGTCGACCCGGCATGCCCGTGGTGGCGATGGTGCGCGGCGCGGTGGACTACGATCTGCTGCACTCGCTGCCCGAGGGCCCAGTCCTGATCGCCTCGCGGCCGCCCCAGGCGGGGCAGCTCCGGCGTCTGCTGCAGATGGCGCGCCTCGGATCAGCCATCGTCGCGGCTGACGCCGCCGAGCCACAGCGATTGGAGCTGAGCGGCCCCGCGCTGATCGCGGATACGAGCGCCGCCGACCGCGCGCGGAGCGCGCGCATGCTGGAGCTGGCCGGCATCGCCACGCGAGAGATCGCCACGGGCGCGGAGATGCTCCGCGCCCTGGCGCGGGAGTACGTGAGCCTTGTGCTGATCAACCCCGCGCTTCCGGGAGCGGGACCGGGGGTGCTTGCCGCGGCGGCGAGCGCCTATCCGGAAACGCTGTTCATCCTGACGATCGGGGAGGACGATGCGCTTCCCAACGCGGACGGACTCGCCGTCGTGCTGGGCAAGCCGTTCGAGGCGGAGGCGCTGGCGGATGCGCTCCGACTGCGGAGACTCCGGCCAGGGTGATCCTCTACTCGTCAGCGTCCGGCCGCGATCGCCGGTGAAGCTTGACACGACGCGCGGGCCTCAGGTTTAGCGCGATGCGCGCCCCAGAGGCTCCATAAGGCCGGTCCACCCCGCCATATCAAGATCAGCGGCGTCGAGGCACACACGGTCCAGATTGACTCGCCGATCTACCGCTGCTCCATGGGTCAGCGAAGCCATTCATCCGGCAAACGCTGAGGAGACCAACATGGCGGCGTACGCCGCCACGTTCTGCGCTGGTGCTTGCGACGAGGTAAGTGGTCGCAGAAGCGACTCAGCAGCCCCAGGTTCGGCGCGCTCCACACGTGCTGGTTCCGGAGTGCGAGCGCGACAATGGGCCAACCCGGCGCGGACGTTTGCTTTGACGAGCGTCAGCTCGCAACTTACTATCCTCGCCAACCGCGACCGGTCGGACGGACGTTCCCTGTCGGTCGAAGATGCGCGACTAGCTACTCCCAAGCCGCGCCCACATGTACCGGTCGCCACGGGGCTCAGCACTGCCGCCGTGGGGCTCCATCGTTACGCGGATCGTGTCGATCGACGCCATGGGCATGGGTGACTTGACCACCACCACGGACTTCCCATCGTTCTCCACGTAGAACGTGCCGCCGTTCATCCACCGGTCGCCGCGAATGAGCCACAGCTGGTAGCACTTATCTTTCGGCAGGTTCGGCAATCCACCAACTAGCAGCACACCATCCTGTTGACTGGGCACGTAGTACAGCGTGCCCCAGGCGCCCGGCGCCATCTCCGTTCCGTCGATGTGGGCCGCGCCGGCGGCTCCCGCCTGGTTCCACCGCGCTATGGTGTCCGCGGCGACCTCAGCTTCCGCCCAGGCCTGTCGGGCCGACTCTTCCGTAGTGGCCACCGACTGCTGGAGAGCGATGACTTGCAGCCCGAGCCAGCCGCTCAGGAACATGAGGACCAGAGCGGCAGCGCCTGCCCAGTAGGCCGGGCCGGCCACGCGTCGACGACGCACGGGCAGCTGAACGAGCAAGCTCCGCCCGTCCTCGGGCGCCCCGGTGCCATGTTCGTGCGGGTTGCGAACAGCGCCGAGGATTCGATCGTGCAGCGCCCGCGGGGGATCCACCTGAGGAACACCCAGCCGGAGGGTTGAAGCCGTGCGGAGCATCTCGCGTGCACGGCTCTGGCACACCCCGCACGCTCCAAGATGCTCCTCCACCTCCTCCAGCGCTTCGCGCGGAAGTGCGCCCAGCGCATACGAGCCGAGCAGCTCCTCGACTTCGATGCAGCTCGCCACGGCTAAATCTCCACTCCATCGGCCAAGAGCAGCGCGCGGAGCTTGCGCATCCCCAGACGGATCCGCGTCTTGGCTGTACCCAGTGGCTCGCCCAACTCTTCGGAGATCTCCACGTGGGTCTTCCCCTGAAAGAAAGCCATCTCGATCGCCTGCCGCTGCGACTCGGGGATCTGTTGAAGGGCTCGACGAACCGACGCGGCAACTTCGGCGGAGCCCGCGGCGTCGCTGGGATCTGCCACATCGGCCACCATCGAATTGAACGCATGCTCCTCCGGTAACGGGTACTCCTCGCGGACTCGCCGACGCCGCAAGAGGTCGATCGCGCGATTGTGGGCCACGCTCAGGAGCCACGAGCCGAGGGCGCCGCGCTCTGGGTTGTAGGCGTCGGACTGCCGCCAGAGCTTGAGGAAGACTTCCTGTGTCACATCTTCCGCCATGGTCGGATCCCGAACGATGTGCAAGACCAGCGAATACACCGGACGCGCGTGGCGTCGGTAGATCTGGTCGAGCGCATCCGAGTCACCGTCGGACACCAGGGCGACAAGGTCCTGATCCGGTACGGACGACGGATCCATCCCGACGTTAGTACGCTTCACCGCGGCCGTCCGGATGGGTGGTGTGGAGCGGGAGGATTACGAGTCGCGCTGGCCGGTCGTGGCCGATGCGACGGCGCGGGGCGCGATGGGAACGCTGAGCTGCACGAAGCTCACCCCAATCACGAACAGCATGCCGCACAGGAAGTACGAACAGAACACGAAGCTTGCCCAATTTCTTAGCGCCAGCGCATAGGCGATCGTCCCCATCGCGTAGCACGCGAGAAGCAACTCTGCCCCAAGAATCGCGTCAACACCGAGAGTGTATCGCTTTCCATCCCAAGAGTCGGACGCGCGAGCGATTCCGTACTTTGGCGTGCGTTCGAAGACAGATTTCTTCCGGTAGAGCACGCCGAGCATGGCGCTGACGGTCGTGAGCATCATGCCCGCGCCCATGACGCTGGCAGCCACGATATAGGGCATACGCTGGGGCAGATTGCGCCCGGCTCGCCACTGGGCGAACGCGAGATAGATCGTCGGTGCAAGGGCTGGAATGGCAGCGATGAGCGACCATACGGGAGAGCCTCCGCCCGTTGCCGGGTGAACCGTGTGGAAGCGCTGCGAATAGTAGATCATCAGCGGCTGCAGGAGAAACATGGCAAGCAGGCAGAAGTGCGTGCCATAGCCCAGCAGATGAAAAGCTCCTTGCAGCTTGACGCCCGGCGACACACGCGCGATGAGCAGCGACGGGAGGAGCTTCAGGGCGCACGCGAAGCTGCCTGCCGCCCACCGCCGTTGCTGGCAACGGTAGGAGGCGATGGTGACCGGAAGCTCCGCGGGCGTTACGACGTCGGGGAGATAGACGGCCTCCCATCCGCGAAGCTGCGCCCGATAGCTCAAATCGAGGTCTTCGGCCAGCGTGTCGTGCTGCCAGCCTCCGGCGTCCTCAATTGCGGCGCGTCGCCAAACCCCGGCCGTCCCGTTGAAGTTCATAAAGTAGCCGCCGTGATTTCGGGCCGGTTGATCGACGAAAAAATGGACGTCGATGGTCACCGACTGAATTTCTGTCAGCAGCGAGTAGGACTGATTCAGGTGCCCCCATCGCGCCTGGACGAATCCAACGCCCTCCCGATTGAAATACGGGATCGTCTTGTGAAGGAAATCAGCGGGTGGGACGAAATCGGCGTCGAATATGGCGATGAACTCTCCATCGGAACAACGCAGACCCGCTTCAAGCGCGCCAGCTTTGAATCCCACGCGGTCAGATCGGTGTATGTGTCGAATGTCGATGCCTTGGGCGGCGTACCGCCGCACAAGCGAGGCGGCCAGAAACTGCGTTTCGTCCGTGGAATCGTCCAGAACCTGGATCTGCAGCCGGTCGCGTGGCCAGACAAGCTCGCACGCCGCCTGGATCAGACGCCGGGTGACGTACAGCTCGTTGAAGATGGGCAGCTGCACGGTGACGAGCGGGAATTCCGCGGGCGGACACGGCTTGAGCACACGCGACGGCCGCGTCCA
This window contains:
- a CDS encoding GntR family transcriptional regulator, with the translated sequence MQAYEVLRARIVSGALPEGSRLPSYPALARSFGVSSMTMRSALRRLAAEGLITIQVGVGTRIGSGARPAILIIEADDDASDALGRMLAAAGMPTVAASSESEAVQVLESDTRLLMAFLSIHFPTVDDGLRMFSLIAKRRPGMPVVAMVRGAVDYDLLHSLPEGPVLIASRPPQAGQLRRLLQMARLGSAIVAADAAEPQRLELSGPALIADTSAADRARSARMLELAGIATREIATGAEMLRALAREYVSLVLINPALPGAGPGVLAAAASAYPETLFILTIGEDDALPNADGLAVVLGKPFEAEALADALRLRRLRPG
- a CDS encoding helix-turn-helix domain-containing protein, which gives rise to MEDAVLLDVTARLAKKLLEFARDYGMARPEGTVIGLRLTRADVASVVGATRESVNKPMGLFRGQEVLEMQHGRIVIRRPEELERRIY
- a CDS encoding cellulose synthase family protein, translated to MLVVDLLWLPATAIYGIVLFFSFCVGINLLYMVFLAWTRPSRVLKPCPPAEFPLVTVQLPIFNELYVTRRLIQAACELVWPRDRLQIQVLDDSTDETQFLAASLVRRYAAQGIDIRHIHRSDRVGFKAGALEAGLRCSDGEFIAIFDADFVPPADFLHKTIPYFNREGVGFVQARWGHLNQSYSLLTEIQSVTIDVHFFVDQPARNHGGYFMNFNGTAGVWRRAAIEDAGGWQHDTLAEDLDLSYRAQLRGWEAVYLPDVVTPAELPVTIASYRCQQRRWAAGSFACALKLLPSLLIARVSPGVKLQGAFHLLGYGTHFCLLAMFLLQPLMIYYSQRFHTVHPATGGGSPVWSLIAAIPALAPTIYLAFAQWRAGRNLPQRMPYIVAASVMGAGMMLTTVSAMLGVLYRKKSVFERTPKYGIARASDSWDGKRYTLGVDAILGAELLLACYAMGTIAYALALRNWASFVFCSYFLCGMLFVIGVSFVQLSVPIAPRAVASATTGQRDS
- a CDS encoding anti-sigma factor is translated as MASCIEVEELLGSYALGALPREALEEVEEHLGACGVCQSRAREMLRTASTLRLGVPQVDPPRALHDRILGAVRNPHEHGTGAPEDGRSLLVQLPVRRRRVAGPAYWAGAAALVLMFLSGWLGLQVIALQQSVATTEESARQAWAEAEVAADTIARWNQAGAAGAAHIDGTEMAPGAWGTLYYVPSQQDGVLLVGGLPNLPKDKCYQLWLIRGDRWMNGGTFYVENDGKSVVVVKSPMPMASIDTIRVTMEPHGGSAEPRGDRYMWARLGSS
- a CDS encoding sigma-70 family RNA polymerase sigma factor, whose product is MKRTNVGMDPSSVPDQDLVALVSDGDSDALDQIYRRHARPVYSLVLHIVRDPTMAEDVTQEVFLKLWRQSDAYNPERGALGSWLLSVAHNRAIDLLRRRRVREEYPLPEEHAFNSMVADVADPSDAAGSAEVAASVRRALQQIPESQRQAIEMAFFQGKTHVEISEELGEPLGTAKTRIRLGMRKLRALLLADGVEI